A window of the Gemmatirosa kalamazoonensis genome harbors these coding sequences:
- a CDS encoding RagB/SusD family nutrient uptake outer membrane protein, with amino-acid sequence MHITTRKTLLGALVLAAGVAACTDVTVEPKSTVSSANIFSDTTSYKAFLAKIYGGLALTGQQGPAGNASTQDIKGIDEGFSHYLRLLWQMEELPTDEVAIAWGGDAGLTDMNTQLWSSNNQFLVAMYYRIYFQVGMANEFLRQTTPEQLASRGVGGTLASDIKTYRAEARFLRALSYWHAIDLFGPVPLVTEENALGKTPPQQATRQQVYDFVVSELNAVRGDLPAPKGGQYGRADQGAVAMLLAKVYLNAGVYTGTPHYAEALAEVQKVIGSGAYSLDPNFIRMFRADNDKSPELIFVVPQDALHTQSYGGTTFLTHAAVGGSMDAGKLGLDGGWWGTRLKPEAYNLITSTGASDKRASVLYTAGQTVAMPNLTDFTNGIGYLKFVNVTSSGGPPQGNQFSDVDYPMFRLGDAYLMYAELVLRGAGGTRAQALDYVNQLRRRAFGNNSGDITDAQLTLNFILDERGRELQWEGHRRTDLIRFDRFTTSGVWAWKGNVVTGKTTEAFRNLYPLPASELLANPNLKQNPGY; translated from the coding sequence ATGCACATCACCACTCGCAAGACGCTGCTCGGCGCGCTCGTCCTCGCTGCGGGCGTCGCCGCCTGCACCGACGTGACGGTGGAGCCGAAGAGCACCGTCAGCAGCGCGAACATCTTCAGCGACACGACGTCGTACAAAGCGTTCCTCGCCAAGATCTACGGCGGGCTCGCGCTGACCGGGCAGCAGGGGCCCGCGGGCAACGCGTCGACGCAGGACATCAAGGGCATCGACGAGGGCTTCTCGCACTACCTCCGCCTGCTCTGGCAGATGGAGGAGCTGCCCACCGACGAGGTGGCGATCGCGTGGGGCGGCGACGCCGGCCTCACCGACATGAACACGCAGCTCTGGTCGTCGAACAACCAGTTCCTCGTGGCGATGTACTACCGGATCTACTTCCAGGTGGGCATGGCCAACGAGTTCCTGCGGCAGACGACGCCGGAGCAGCTCGCGTCGCGCGGCGTCGGCGGCACGCTCGCGAGCGACATCAAGACGTACCGCGCCGAAGCGCGCTTCCTCCGCGCGCTGAGCTACTGGCACGCGATCGACCTGTTCGGCCCCGTGCCGCTCGTGACGGAGGAGAACGCGCTCGGCAAGACGCCGCCGCAGCAGGCCACGCGGCAGCAGGTGTACGATTTCGTCGTCTCCGAGCTGAACGCGGTGCGCGGCGACCTGCCGGCGCCGAAGGGCGGCCAGTACGGCCGCGCCGACCAGGGCGCCGTCGCGATGCTGCTCGCGAAGGTCTACCTGAACGCCGGCGTCTACACCGGCACGCCGCACTACGCCGAGGCGCTGGCCGAGGTGCAGAAGGTGATCGGCTCGGGCGCGTACTCGCTCGACCCGAACTTCATCCGGATGTTCCGCGCCGACAACGACAAGTCGCCGGAGCTGATCTTCGTCGTGCCGCAGGACGCGCTGCACACGCAGTCGTACGGCGGGACGACGTTCCTCACGCACGCCGCGGTCGGCGGCTCGATGGACGCCGGGAAGCTCGGCCTCGACGGCGGGTGGTGGGGCACGCGGCTCAAGCCCGAGGCGTACAACCTGATCACCAGCACCGGCGCGAGCGACAAGCGCGCGTCGGTGCTGTACACGGCGGGGCAGACGGTCGCGATGCCGAACCTCACCGACTTCACGAACGGCATCGGCTACCTGAAGTTCGTGAATGTCACGTCCAGCGGCGGCCCGCCGCAGGGCAACCAGTTCTCCGACGTCGACTACCCGATGTTCCGGCTCGGCGACGCGTACCTCATGTACGCGGAGCTGGTGCTGCGCGGCGCGGGCGGCACGCGCGCGCAGGCGCTCGACTACGTGAACCAGCTGCGCCGGCGCGCGTTCGGCAACAACAGCGGCGACATCACCGACGCGCAGCTCACGCTCAACTTCATCCTCGACGAGCGTGGCCGCGAGCTGCAGTGGGAGGGCCACCGCCGCACGGACCTCATTCGCTTCGACCGGTTCACGACGAGCGGCGTGTGGGCATGGAAGGGGAACGTCGTCACGGGCAA
- a CDS encoding SusC/RagA family TonB-linked outer membrane protein produces the protein MPKRNLMMSRTAALLAIGTLALGSPALAQQGRISGTVTSADDARPVAAVQVVVVGTTNGTVTREDGRYTITARPGTYRVRAIRIGYAPDSATVTVTDGGDATANFTLHPTATILSTVVSIGYGTQEKRDRTGAVEVVDSSQFNKGRIISPDQLIKAKVPGVQVVDNNEPGGGVAVRIRGGTSINASNDPLYVVDGVPLQVGGGVSAGRNPLNFLNPNDIEGISVLKDASATAIYGSRGANGVVIITTKQGKRGTQVDYASSVSSSVVTGQPDMLDAAQIRAAVQQYAPENLNQLGNASTNWRDLIERNAGGQEHTLGISGMREDMRYRVSLGYLDQGGVLIGTDTRRASLGVNYADQLFAKRLEVTASLKGSRSDDKFTPGGVLSGATLFSPTLAPYTANGGFTQYANILAAANPLSELAYISDAGRTYRSIGNVEARYKTPWVPGLSATVRGGYDVATAERTTFTSSLQHGQVGADNPGTFYRNSPEQTGLVLETFGNYVHDVGAKSTVDLTAGYTYEQANGDYPSFTARGLASNLLGPNGVPAAKQVDQFLTQDESKLVSGFARANLSLADRYLLTLSVRRDGSSRFGPANQWGWFPSAALAWRVINEPWFQNHAGPFSDLKLRVSYGVNGNQAFGNYLQYSTYTYANNLAQVQFGNTFVTPIRPSAVDPDIKWEQTASTNFGVDYGFLDNRFTGSVEVYNKKTTNLIFNVPVAAGTNLSNFVTTNIGSMQNRGVEFGLTAQVLEGGSRGLSYTASFNAATNTNKLLRITGAGSDQIAVGGIAGGVGTTIQVLQPGVPVNSFFVYRHRTDASGNPVVGDKPDSALYVDQNGDKTINQADRVAYKSPQPKWILGHTSNLAYRRVDLNFTLRSYLGNYVYNNVASNLGHYDALKGIWPSNLQASVLKNGFVKMQSFSDLYVEDASFLRLDNVTLGYTFKQPRGFRALRLYGSVQNVFTLTGYSGLDPAAGLNGIDNNIYPLSRTFSAGINVGF, from the coding sequence ATGCCCAAGAGGAACCTCATGATGTCGCGCACAGCAGCACTGCTGGCGATCGGAACCCTCGCCCTGGGATCCCCGGCGCTCGCGCAGCAGGGGCGCATCTCGGGCACGGTGACCTCGGCCGACGACGCCCGACCCGTCGCCGCCGTGCAGGTCGTCGTGGTCGGCACGACGAACGGCACCGTGACCCGCGAGGACGGCCGGTACACGATCACCGCGCGCCCCGGCACGTATCGTGTCCGCGCCATCCGCATCGGCTACGCGCCCGACTCGGCCACCGTCACCGTGACCGACGGCGGCGACGCGACCGCGAACTTCACGCTGCATCCGACGGCGACCATCCTCTCCACCGTCGTCAGCATCGGCTACGGCACGCAGGAGAAGCGCGACCGCACCGGCGCGGTCGAGGTGGTCGACTCGTCGCAGTTCAACAAGGGACGCATCATCAGCCCGGACCAGCTCATCAAGGCGAAGGTGCCGGGCGTGCAGGTCGTCGACAACAACGAGCCGGGCGGCGGCGTCGCGGTGCGGATCCGGGGCGGCACGTCGATCAACGCGAGCAACGACCCGCTCTACGTCGTCGACGGCGTGCCGCTCCAGGTGGGCGGCGGCGTGTCGGCCGGGCGCAACCCGCTGAACTTCCTGAACCCGAACGACATCGAGGGGATCTCGGTGCTGAAGGACGCGTCGGCCACCGCGATCTACGGATCGCGCGGCGCGAACGGCGTCGTCATCATCACCACGAAGCAGGGCAAGCGCGGCACGCAGGTGGACTACGCGAGCTCCGTGTCGAGCTCCGTCGTCACCGGGCAGCCCGACATGCTCGATGCGGCGCAGATCCGCGCGGCGGTGCAGCAGTACGCGCCCGAGAACCTGAACCAGCTCGGCAACGCGTCGACGAACTGGCGCGACCTCATCGAGCGCAACGCCGGTGGCCAGGAGCACACGCTCGGCATCTCGGGCATGCGCGAGGACATGCGCTACCGCGTGTCGCTCGGCTACCTCGACCAGGGGGGCGTGCTGATCGGCACCGACACGCGCCGCGCGTCGCTCGGCGTGAACTACGCGGACCAGCTGTTCGCGAAGCGCCTCGAGGTGACGGCGAGCCTGAAGGGCAGCCGGTCGGACGACAAGTTCACGCCGGGTGGGGTGCTGAGCGGCGCGACGCTGTTCTCGCCCACGCTCGCGCCGTACACCGCGAACGGCGGTTTCACGCAGTACGCGAACATCCTCGCCGCCGCCAACCCGCTCTCCGAGCTCGCCTACATCTCCGACGCCGGGCGCACCTACCGCAGCATCGGCAACGTCGAGGCGCGCTACAAGACGCCGTGGGTGCCGGGGCTCTCGGCCACGGTGCGCGGCGGCTACGACGTGGCGACCGCGGAGCGCACGACGTTCACGTCGTCGCTGCAGCACGGGCAGGTCGGCGCCGACAACCCGGGCACGTTCTACCGCAACAGCCCGGAGCAGACGGGGCTCGTGCTCGAGACGTTCGGCAACTACGTGCACGACGTCGGCGCGAAGAGCACGGTCGACCTCACGGCCGGGTACACGTACGAGCAGGCGAACGGCGACTATCCGTCGTTCACCGCGCGCGGGCTCGCGTCGAACCTGCTCGGGCCGAACGGCGTGCCGGCCGCGAAGCAGGTCGACCAGTTCCTCACCCAGGACGAGAGCAAGCTCGTCTCCGGCTTCGCGCGCGCGAACCTCTCGCTCGCCGACCGCTACCTGCTGACGCTGAGCGTGCGCCGCGACGGCTCGTCGCGCTTCGGCCCGGCGAACCAGTGGGGATGGTTCCCGTCGGCCGCGCTCGCGTGGCGCGTCATCAACGAGCCGTGGTTCCAGAACCACGCCGGGCCGTTCTCCGACCTCAAGCTGCGCGTCTCGTACGGCGTGAACGGCAACCAGGCCTTCGGCAACTACCTGCAGTACTCGACGTACACGTACGCGAACAACCTCGCGCAGGTGCAGTTCGGCAACACGTTCGTGACGCCCATCCGGCCGTCGGCGGTGGACCCCGACATCAAGTGGGAGCAGACCGCGTCGACGAACTTCGGCGTCGACTACGGATTCCTCGACAACCGCTTCACCGGCTCGGTCGAGGTCTACAACAAGAAGACGACGAACCTGATCTTCAACGTGCCGGTCGCGGCGGGCACGAACCTGTCGAACTTCGTCACGACGAACATCGGCTCGATGCAGAACCGCGGCGTCGAGTTCGGGCTCACGGCGCAGGTGCTCGAGGGCGGCTCGCGCGGGCTGAGCTACACGGCGAGCTTCAACGCGGCGACGAACACGAACAAGCTGCTGCGCATCACCGGCGCCGGGAGCGACCAGATCGCGGTCGGCGGCATCGCGGGCGGCGTCGGGACGACGATCCAGGTGCTGCAGCCGGGCGTGCCGGTGAACTCGTTCTTCGTCTACCGCCACCGCACCGACGCGAGCGGCAACCCGGTCGTCGGCGACAAGCCGGACAGCGCGCTCTACGTCGACCAGAACGGCGACAAGACGATCAACCAGGCGGACCGCGTCGCCTACAAGAGCCCGCAGCCGAAGTGGATCCTCGGCCACACGTCGAACCTCGCTTACCGCCGCGTCGACCTGAACTTCACGCTGCGGTCGTATCTCGGGAACTACGTGTACAACAACGTCGCGTCGAACCTCGGGCACTACGACGCGCTGAAGGGGATCTGGCCGAGCAACCTGCAGGCGTCGGTGCTGAAGAACGGGTTCGTGAAGATGCAGTCGTTCTCCGACCTGTACGTCGAGGACGCGTCGTTCCTGCGGCTGGACAACGTGACGCTCGGCTACACGTTCAAGCAGCCGCGCGGCTTCCGCGCGCTGCGGCTGTACGGCTCGGTGCAGAACGTCTTCACGCTCACCGGCTACAGCGGGCTCGATCCCGCGGCCGGGCTGAACGGCATCGACAACAACATCTACCCGCTGTCGCGCACGTTCTCGGCGGGCATCAACGTCGGCTTCTGA
- a CDS encoding DUF4199 domain-containing protein: protein MRRIVLTFGLIAGGLLSLMMVVSMAFHEQIGFDRGLVVGYTTMVLSFLLVFFGVRAYRDTVGGGSISFGRALGVGLLISLVACVCYVVTWQFVYRLMMPDYMERYAAYVLEKARASGATPEQLAAQSQEMARFREMYRNPLVNAAMTFVEPLPVALLMTLVSAGILRRRGPAVERVAAETSLVV, encoded by the coding sequence ATGCGACGGATCGTCCTCACGTTCGGCCTCATCGCCGGCGGGCTGCTCTCGCTCATGATGGTCGTGAGCATGGCCTTCCACGAGCAGATCGGCTTCGACCGCGGCCTCGTCGTCGGCTACACGACGATGGTGCTCTCGTTCCTGCTCGTCTTCTTCGGCGTGCGGGCGTACCGCGACACCGTGGGCGGCGGCAGCATCTCGTTCGGCCGGGCACTCGGTGTCGGCCTGCTGATCTCGCTCGTGGCGTGCGTGTGCTACGTCGTGACGTGGCAGTTCGTCTACCGCCTCATGATGCCCGACTACATGGAGCGGTACGCGGCGTACGTGCTCGAGAAGGCGCGCGCGTCCGGGGCGACGCCCGAGCAGCTCGCGGCGCAGTCGCAGGAGATGGCGCGGTTCCGCGAGATGTACCGCAACCCGCTCGTGAACGCGGCGATGACGTTCGTCGAGCCGCTCCCGGTCGCGCTCCTGATGACGCTCGTGAGCGCCGGCATCCTGCGGCGCCGCGGGCCGGCGGTCGAGCGAGTCGCCGCGGAGACGTCGCTCGTGGTCTGA
- a CDS encoding helix-turn-helix transcriptional regulator: MKKHVLVYGLACGALIALLDVIEYRWLVVERSVEIYGALVAALFAALGIWLGLRMTRPRPTATVVVREVPVPVPTEVPVPTPVPFARDAARVQALGVTPRELEILELIAAGLSTREIAERSHVSENTVKTHASRILDKLGARRRTQAVQLAKQHGLIP; the protein is encoded by the coding sequence GTGAAGAAGCACGTCCTCGTCTACGGCCTCGCCTGCGGCGCCCTCATCGCGCTGCTCGACGTCATCGAGTACCGCTGGCTCGTCGTCGAGCGGTCGGTGGAGATCTACGGTGCGCTCGTCGCCGCCCTGTTCGCCGCGCTCGGCATCTGGCTCGGCCTCCGCATGACGCGCCCGCGCCCCACGGCGACCGTGGTGGTGCGCGAGGTGCCGGTGCCGGTCCCTACGGAGGTGCCCGTGCCCACGCCGGTGCCGTTCGCCCGCGACGCGGCGCGCGTGCAGGCGCTCGGCGTGACCCCGCGCGAGCTGGAGATCCTCGAGCTCATCGCGGCGGGGCTCAGCACGCGCGAGATCGCGGAGCGGAGCCACGTCAGCGAGAACACCGTGAAGACCCACGCCAGCCGCATCCTCGACAAGCTCGGCGCGCGGCGGCGCACGCAGGCCGTGCAGCTCGCGAAGCAGCACGGGCTGATCCCGTAG
- a CDS encoding protein kinase domain-containing protein, with translation MTTTCSHCGAATAPSALFCSGCGRSLSQASVAIATPPGVPTLSGAPTLDILGTLRIALAGRYDVERELGRGGMATVFLAREPRHDREVAIKVLHPELAATLGGDRFEREIRLAAKLQHPHILGLYDSGVAEGLLYYVMPFVRGESLRDRLAREGQLPVDEAIQITLEVADALGHAHDHGIIHRDVKPENILLANGHALVADFGIARALSEADSHKLTQTGMAVGTPVYMAPEQSMGEKVGPQADIYSLACVLFELLAGEPPFAGKNATAIMARHAMEPPRSVRVVRSAVPEEVEEAIFAALEKSPADRPKSAAAFAQLLGAAPGSTATMRVRGYTATRRLPSNPYITTAPPAAPVARWRRPAMLGALGAIVALLLAGAAAWRFAGRGAASGTAGNGSGRVAVLYFDDRSAEHTLGPLADGLTEGLIDALASAPSLTVISRDAVARFRGAAVAPDSVARAVRAGYLVRGEVEPERDDIRVTLRLDDASGVNLRRVSFRRPAGNLLAIRDTLTDVAAELLRAELGQELRLKAQRASTASADAWLLVQRGEQARRRGEAAAANGDPAGNDRAFSEADTLLARAATADPRWPQPELLRGVVAYRRSRLVGRDPALIRRWVDSGVVHVARALALAPQLPDGLELRGNLRYWSWLMGLEADPVRQKALLDSARADLEKATTLNPRQAGAWATLSHLYYQVATPTEVQIAAQRALEADEFLSNADVILGRLFLSSYDLGQFDKAEQWCGELGRRFAAIPLAVRCRLYLLTTKNKAPDVALAWRLADSVVARAPAAQRPAQRLFMDMLVGAVIARASRTTPALADSARHVVRRATGDATIDPARDAAYTGAWVYSLLGDRDAALQLLREYLAANPGRVDAFRDDPGWWFRDMAGDPRFRRLVGATE, from the coding sequence GTGACGACCACCTGTTCGCACTGCGGTGCCGCGACCGCGCCGAGCGCGCTGTTCTGCAGCGGCTGCGGGCGAAGTCTCTCGCAGGCGAGCGTCGCCATCGCGACGCCTCCGGGCGTGCCGACGCTCTCCGGCGCCCCGACGCTCGACATCCTCGGGACGCTGCGCATCGCGCTCGCGGGACGCTACGACGTCGAGCGCGAGCTCGGGCGCGGCGGGATGGCCACGGTGTTCCTCGCGCGCGAGCCGCGGCACGACCGCGAGGTCGCCATCAAAGTGCTGCACCCCGAGCTGGCCGCCACGCTCGGCGGCGATCGGTTCGAGCGCGAGATCCGACTCGCCGCGAAGCTGCAGCACCCGCACATCCTCGGGCTCTACGACTCCGGCGTCGCGGAGGGGCTGCTGTACTACGTGATGCCGTTCGTGCGGGGCGAGTCGCTGCGCGACCGGCTCGCGCGCGAGGGACAGCTCCCCGTCGACGAGGCGATCCAGATCACGCTGGAGGTGGCCGACGCGCTCGGGCACGCGCACGACCATGGGATCATCCACCGCGACGTGAAGCCGGAGAACATCCTGCTCGCGAACGGCCACGCGCTGGTCGCGGACTTCGGCATCGCCCGCGCGCTGAGCGAGGCGGACAGCCACAAGCTGACGCAGACGGGGATGGCCGTCGGCACCCCGGTGTACATGGCGCCGGAGCAGTCGATGGGGGAGAAGGTCGGGCCGCAGGCGGACATCTACAGCCTGGCGTGCGTGCTGTTCGAGCTGCTCGCCGGCGAGCCGCCGTTCGCCGGCAAGAACGCGACGGCGATCATGGCGCGCCACGCCATGGAGCCGCCGCGGAGCGTGCGCGTCGTGCGCAGCGCCGTGCCCGAAGAGGTGGAGGAGGCGATCTTCGCCGCCCTCGAGAAGTCGCCCGCCGACCGGCCGAAGAGCGCGGCCGCGTTCGCGCAGCTGCTCGGCGCCGCGCCCGGCAGCACGGCGACGATGCGCGTGCGCGGGTACACGGCGACGCGGCGCCTTCCGTCCAACCCGTACATCACGACCGCACCGCCGGCGGCACCGGTCGCGCGGTGGCGCCGGCCGGCGATGCTCGGCGCGCTCGGCGCGATCGTCGCGCTGCTGCTCGCCGGCGCGGCGGCGTGGCGCTTCGCGGGGCGCGGCGCCGCGTCTGGCACCGCCGGCAACGGGTCGGGGCGCGTCGCGGTGCTCTACTTCGACGACCGCAGCGCGGAGCACACGCTCGGCCCGCTCGCCGACGGACTCACCGAGGGGCTCATCGACGCGCTGGCCAGCGCGCCGAGCCTCACGGTGATCTCGCGCGACGCGGTGGCGCGCTTCCGCGGGGCGGCCGTGGCGCCGGACAGCGTCGCGCGCGCGGTGCGCGCGGGCTATCTCGTGCGCGGCGAGGTGGAGCCGGAGCGCGACGACATCCGCGTCACGCTGCGGCTCGACGACGCGAGCGGCGTCAACCTGCGGCGCGTGAGCTTCCGGCGCCCGGCCGGCAACCTGCTCGCCATCCGCGACACCCTCACCGACGTCGCCGCGGAGCTGCTCCGCGCGGAGCTCGGGCAGGAGCTGCGACTGAAGGCGCAGCGCGCGAGCACCGCGAGCGCCGACGCGTGGCTGCTCGTGCAGCGCGGCGAGCAGGCGCGCCGGCGCGGCGAGGCCGCCGCAGCGAACGGCGACCCGGCGGGCAACGATCGCGCGTTCAGCGAGGCGGACACGCTGCTCGCGCGCGCCGCGACGGCGGACCCGCGATGGCCGCAGCCGGAGCTGCTGCGCGGCGTCGTCGCGTACCGCCGCTCACGCCTGGTCGGCCGCGACCCCGCGCTCATCCGCCGCTGGGTGGACAGCGGCGTGGTGCACGTGGCGCGCGCGCTCGCTCTCGCCCCGCAGCTTCCGGACGGGCTGGAGCTGCGCGGCAACCTGCGCTACTGGAGCTGGCTGATGGGGCTCGAGGCCGATCCCGTTAGGCAGAAGGCCCTGCTCGACTCGGCGCGCGCGGATCTCGAGAAGGCGACGACGCTCAACCCGCGCCAGGCGGGCGCGTGGGCGACGCTGTCGCATCTCTACTACCAGGTCGCGACGCCGACCGAGGTGCAGATCGCGGCGCAGCGCGCGCTGGAGGCCGACGAGTTCCTGTCGAACGCGGACGTCATCCTCGGGCGGCTGTTCCTGTCGTCGTACGACCTCGGGCAGTTCGACAAGGCGGAGCAGTGGTGCGGCGAGCTCGGACGCCGCTTCGCCGCCATCCCGCTCGCCGTGCGCTGCCGGCTCTACCTGCTCACCACCAAGAACAAGGCGCCCGACGTCGCCCTCGCGTGGCGTCTGGCCGACTCGGTGGTCGCGCGCGCGCCGGCGGCGCAGCGGCCGGCGCAGCGGCTGTTCATGGACATGCTCGTCGGCGCCGTGATCGCGCGCGCGAGCCGCACGACGCCGGCCCTCGCCGACAGCGCGCGGCACGTCGTGCGCCGCGCGACGGGCGACGCGACGATCGACCCCGCGCGCGACGCGGCATACACCGGTGCCTGGGTGTACTCGCTGCTCGGCGACCGCGACGCCGCGCTGCAGCTGCTGCGAGAGTACCTCGCCGCGAACCCCGGACGCGTCGACGCGTTCCGCGACGATCCGGGGTGGTGGTTCCGCGACATGGCCGGCGATCCGCGCTTCCGTCGGCTCGTCGGCGCGACCGAGTGA
- a CDS encoding FHIPEP family type III secretion protein yields MRTLGDERPTSDAAVELPVVVELHPILAGRADEPGESEFPEAVRDAVAHEVSALLSALGIPGRPAVRVEPRAEAAGRAHRLLRLTVGDRVARFPEDVVRATYRARQRAAEAPTWVEILMQLRAAETPSVAAFLADVCREAIVRRPQVLLARAQLEAYRDGAPTLAELRWGRDIDVLERILMRVLSLGISLGDRAGVARVLGSESVERWEDVAEDLVSALREPAIVVQMAPEYLRELTERFTDAGGPDSISDTRQELFTELGVPLPAFRFEPAPRFAAGSFAFRINALSTQPIVGVPADHVFVNEQADVLRSRDIDAEPMPYPMSDSQGSIVHATSRERVESTGARWWSPVAYLAGCLTQTVRSDVGRVLEQGTVARQLRDLATWNVIPALSDVDAPEMAPRALTPVLRALVDERVSVRNLPLIYGRLLERAAGVETDGELPGRLAFVRAQLASQIANRSASGAAYVAAYLMSEDFETALSAPRTVDGDDALLDAIHAEFDRLGTVTTKPALLTEGAHREALAALVASELPQVSVLSYEEIPPAMNVQPIGRITIDA; encoded by the coding sequence ATGCGCACGCTCGGTGACGAGCGCCCGACGAGCGACGCGGCGGTCGAGCTGCCGGTCGTCGTCGAGCTGCACCCGATCCTCGCCGGCAGGGCGGACGAGCCGGGCGAGAGTGAGTTCCCCGAGGCGGTGCGCGATGCGGTCGCGCACGAGGTGTCCGCGCTGCTCTCGGCGCTCGGCATCCCGGGGCGGCCGGCCGTGCGCGTGGAGCCGCGCGCGGAAGCCGCCGGCCGTGCGCACCGCCTGCTGCGCCTAACGGTCGGCGACCGCGTCGCGCGCTTCCCGGAGGACGTCGTGCGGGCGACGTACCGCGCCCGGCAGCGCGCCGCGGAGGCGCCGACGTGGGTGGAGATCCTCATGCAGCTGCGCGCGGCGGAGACGCCGTCCGTCGCGGCATTCCTCGCCGACGTCTGCCGCGAAGCGATCGTGCGTCGACCGCAGGTGCTGCTCGCGCGCGCGCAGCTCGAGGCGTACCGCGACGGCGCGCCGACGCTCGCCGAGCTGCGATGGGGGCGCGACATCGACGTCCTCGAGCGAATTCTCATGCGGGTGCTGTCGCTCGGCATCTCGCTCGGCGATCGCGCCGGAGTCGCGCGCGTGTTGGGCAGCGAGTCCGTGGAGCGGTGGGAGGACGTCGCGGAGGATCTCGTCTCGGCGCTGCGGGAGCCGGCGATCGTCGTGCAGATGGCGCCGGAGTATCTCCGCGAGCTCACGGAGAGGTTCACCGATGCCGGCGGACCCGACTCGATCTCGGACACTCGCCAGGAGCTCTTCACGGAGCTGGGCGTCCCGCTCCCGGCGTTCCGCTTCGAGCCCGCGCCGCGGTTCGCGGCCGGCAGCTTCGCGTTCCGCATCAACGCGCTGTCCACGCAGCCCATCGTCGGGGTGCCCGCCGACCACGTGTTCGTGAACGAGCAGGCGGACGTCCTCCGCTCGCGCGACATCGACGCGGAGCCGATGCCGTACCCGATGAGCGACTCGCAGGGCAGCATCGTGCACGCGACCTCGCGGGAGCGCGTGGAGAGCACGGGGGCGCGGTGGTGGAGCCCCGTCGCGTACCTCGCGGGCTGCCTCACGCAGACGGTGCGCAGCGACGTCGGGCGCGTGCTGGAGCAGGGCACCGTCGCGCGGCAGCTGCGCGATCTCGCCACCTGGAACGTCATCCCCGCGCTCTCCGACGTCGACGCGCCGGAGATGGCACCGCGCGCGCTCACGCCGGTGCTGCGCGCGCTCGTCGACGAGCGCGTCTCCGTGCGGAACCTCCCGCTCATCTACGGCCGGCTTCTCGAGCGCGCGGCCGGTGTCGAGACCGACGGCGAGCTGCCGGGGCGGCTCGCGTTCGTGCGCGCGCAGCTCGCGAGCCAGATCGCGAACCGGTCGGCGAGCGGCGCCGCGTACGTGGCCGCCTATCTCATGAGCGAGGATTTCGAGACCGCGCTGTCGGCGCCGCGCACCGTCGACGGTGACGATGCGCTCCTCGACGCGATCCACGCCGAATTCGATCGACTCGGCACCGTCACCACCAAGCCGGCGCTGCTCACCGAGGGCGCGCATCGCGAGGCGCTCGCGGCGCTCGTCGCATCGGAGCTGCCGCAGGTGTCGGTGCTGTCCTACGAGGAGATCCCGCCGGCGATGAACGTGCAGCCGATCGGCCGCATCACGATCGACGCGTGA